CCAGGCAATGGCAAACAGCATCGTGCCAAGAACGGCCGCCGCGCCCAGCCCGGCGAATCCGGCATCCCAGCCCCTGGCGGACACCAGCGCGCCCAACCCCCATCCCGACAGGACGGTGCTGGCATATCCGAAAAGACCGGTGAAGCCGATCGCCGTGGCGGCCGCATGCTTCGTCGCGAGGTTGGCGGCGGCGGTCCCGACGAGGCTCTGCGGTCCGTAAATCAGGAAGCCGATGGCGCCGAGCAGCACTGTGTTCAGCAGCATGGAGTCTCCCGCGCAGCGCCAGAAGAGGATCGTGGCGACCGCGGCCAGAGCCATGTAGAGGACGCAAACCCGTATGCAGCGTCCGCCAAAAAAACTGTCGGCCAGCCAGCCGGCAAGCAGGGTTCCGGCCAGTCCGGAGAGTTCAAAGCCCGCCACCATCCACCCCGCGTGCGTGAGCGCGATGCCCTTGGCCTGCGTGAGCAGGCTCGGCCCCCAGTCCAGAACCGCGTAGCGAATCGTATATACAAAGAAGTTCGCCAGGGCCAGCATCCAAATATATTTGTTCCCGAAAACATTCTTTTTGAGTACCGTCGCGAATCCCGGCGCTCCTGCCGTTTCCTTCACGGACGCATGGCCGACCTCGGGCAGGCCGACCGAGGAGGGGGTGTCGGGAAGCGTTTTCCAAAGATACAACGCGCACACCGCCGCGATGCCCGCGGGCACATAAAAACAGAGCCGCCAATCCATCACGACCAGATAGCCGCAAAGGACGACGGCGCAGCCGCCCCCGATGGTGTGCGAAATGTTCCACAC
This genomic stretch from Termitidicoccus mucosus harbors:
- a CDS encoding MFS transporter; amino-acid sequence: MAPEKIAGSLKFWQRRVLVSTIAGYAVYYFVRKNLGIAMPAMEQELGIGKTQLGLFLTLHGVLYGVSKFANGFLGDRCNARVFMVAGLLASAGFNLLFGLNSAAVALGLFWLLNGWVQGMGFPPCARLLTHWFTPQKLVTRMAVWNISHTIGGGCAVVLCGYLVVMDWRLCFYVPAGIAAVCALYLWKTLPDTPSSVGLPEVGHASVKETAGAPGFATVLKKNVFGNKYIWMLALANFFVYTIRYAVLDWGPSLLTQAKGIALTHAGWMVAGFELSGLAGTLLAGWLADSFFGGRCIRVCVLYMALAAVATILFWRCAGDSMLLNTVLLGAIGFLIYGPQSLVGTAAANLATKHAAATAIGFTGLFGYASTVLSGWGLGALVSARGWDAGFAGLGAAAVLGTMLFAIAWPAKAHGYQEQ